One stretch of Helicobacter jaachi DNA includes these proteins:
- a CDS encoding AEC family transporter — translation MLLAIYSVCVFICIGYIAKLLRLVGNKQSGILLGFLLNFALPAQVFNGTYHATLDLAFFYVCLVSFLCSISGGLVLFIIGKIFKLERNTIITMSFMGAFGNTLFLGLPIVNGALGEAYANKVIIYDQIVTGIPIAFLAPLILSLGGKGSFSFKAIGMRLFQSPLFLALLCALVLKALPVRIPDELFLPLKSLAQTATPVALFAIGVQMSLENIKQAWKPTLLLLFGKMCIAPLLLVVVVLMCFGSFNDLWRMALIEVAMPPVVSAGAIVIRAGLNAKLAVSAVAFGILISFISVPLWLLLT, via the coding sequence ATGCTTCTTGCTATTTATAGTGTATGCGTATTTATTTGTATTGGCTACATCGCAAAGCTTTTGCGGCTTGTGGGGAATAAGCAAAGCGGCATTTTGCTTGGCTTTTTGCTTAATTTTGCCTTGCCCGCGCAAGTTTTTAATGGCACTTATCATGCGACTTTAGATTTAGCTTTTTTTTATGTATGCTTGGTGAGCTTTCTATGCTCTATTAGCGGGGGGCTAGTGCTTTTTATCATAGGGAAAATATTTAAGCTTGAGCGCAATACTATCATTACTATGAGTTTTATGGGTGCGTTTGGAAATACGCTTTTTCTAGGCTTGCCTATCGTAAATGGCGCGCTTGGCGAGGCGTATGCAAACAAAGTGATTATTTATGACCAAATCGTTACAGGCATTCCCATTGCTTTTCTTGCGCCGCTTATTTTGAGCCTTGGGGGGAAGGGGAGCTTTAGCTTTAAAGCCATTGGCATGCGGCTTTTTCAAAGCCCACTTTTTCTAGCCTTGCTTTGCGCGCTTGTATTAAAAGCCCTGCCCGTGCGTATCCCTGATGAGCTATTCCTTCCGCTAAAAAGCCTAGCCCAAACTGCCACACCTGTGGCGCTCTTTGCCATTGGTGTGCAGATGAGTTTAGAAAATATTAAACAAGCGTGGAAGCCTACTTTGCTTTTGCTATTTGGTAAGATGTGTATTGCGCCGCTTTTGCTAGTCGTTGTGGTATTGATGTGCTTTGGCTCATTTAATGATTTATGGCGTATGGCGCTTATTGAAGTGGCAATGCCTCCTGTGGTGAGCGCTGGGGCTATTGTTATCCGCGCTGGACTAAATGCTAAGCTTGCTGTAAGCGCGGTGGCTTTTGGTATTTTGATTAGTTTCATAAGCGTGCCTTTGTGGCTCCTGCTCACATAG